A stretch of DNA from Salinibaculum sp. SYNS191:
TTGTGTGACCGGATGTATGGCGGATTACCAATAATCCACCCGTAGTCGTCTTCTTTCGCATCCATAATCTCATCTAGGTGCTCCGCGTCATTCTCTTTCGACCGGTAGAATCGGCGGTTACTCATCCGACTATCACTGCCTTTCGCGGTGAGCAGCGAATCCGTTTCGTACGTTGAAAATGATGGGAGTTCCAAGTGCGCGTCCCCGCCATTCCCACTGCGGCGCTCCTGAAGCACGCGAATCAGCAAATTCGATTGCGCCAGCTGGATAGCGAATGGGTCGATGTCGAACCCTCGGATTTTCTCGTTGATGAGCTCGACCGCCTCCAAGAGATCGTCATCACGCGACAAATCGAACCCAGCGTCCTCAAGGGATTCAATTACGCGACCCATCGCCTCCAGCACGAACGTGCCCGAACCACACGCGGGGTCAAGTACCGGGTCACCACTTTGCGTGATATTCTGCTCTCGCGGCGTGAATTCAGCGTAATCCAGTAGGACTCGCACAGCGGTCGGCGGCGTGTAGTACGCACCCAACTTCTTCCGCTTCTCTGCATCCAAGCACTGCTGATACATCTCACCGAAGATATCTCGGTTGATATCGCGGAAGTTGAAGTTATCAAACCGCCGCAGTACCGTCTTCAGCACATCCTCTTCGTAGTGGTACCAATCATGGGGCGTATCCCGTCGGAACAGCGGAGAGTATACCTCTTCGGCTTGACGGGATGCCACGCTCAGCGGCTCAATATACTTGTTATCCCGGAGTTGGACCTTTTCGTCATAGAATTTGATGAACCCGTTACTGATGATCTGTCCCACCAACCCGAGGTCCTCAAACGTGCGAATCAATAAGAGACGGTTGTACAGCGTATTCAGCGTTTGCAGCTGAAACGTCTCCTTGATGTCCTCCTTATCCGACTGGCTTGCCTCCTCGTAGTCCTTTCCGGTTAAAATGAGCCACTCCTGCCACTTGTCGTGCCACCGCACCGCTTCCGCGTATTCCGCCTTCAAACTCGACAGCTGATTCCGGAGTCCCAGTAGCTCATCGCGGAACTCGGCCACTTCGTCAATCCACCGATCCTCGTCGATGTTTCGTGACGCCGCGTCGCGCATGTGCTCCTCGTAGTCGAACTGTAAGTCCTCCGCGACAGCGTCAATAGAATCCTGGTACGCATCCCAATCGTAGTGCCCGCGGTATTGCTCCCGGAGGTCCTCTCGTTCCTCGAGAATCTCAGCGCGTTTGTCTTCGAACTCCTCGTATCGGTCTTGATACCCCTCGAACCGTCGCTCTATTGATGGGAGAAGGTCGTCGTTCAGCGCTTGCTTGGACGCTTCGATAAACTCACTAAAAATTTCGTCGTCGCTGATGTCGCGCTGACTCGGCTCGTCATTCCACTCCCCACCGTAGATTCCGCTGAGTCGGGATTGGAGTTGCGCGGCGACACTTTCCACCTCGTCGTCGCTCGGATCGTGGAATAGGTCTAAGAGGTCGAGTTCAATTTCACTGGCTGGATCGTCGTACTCATTCGATAGGAAAATGTAGCGGCCATCCGTGCAGAGTATGTATTTTAGCCGCAGCTGGTCGTTGTAGACGCGCGCCTCTTCAATGGCTTGGTTGATTTTGTACCGCTCGTCATCCTTGTGGTCCTCGTCTCGCGGTTTCTTGAGTTCACCTACGATGCGCGACACACCGTCCTCATCGTGCCATATGAAATCCGGACGGTCACCGGATTCAATGATGGATTCGTATTCAGCGTGCTCCAACCCAAGTTCTTGTAGTATCGGGATACCGTAGTTCTTCGCTGCGGTTTCCTCGCCGTAGTCCGGGTCTTCGACTTTATCACCAAAATCATCGGGGAGGTACCCGGCAAGAGACTCCGTCAACTCACTCATTGATATTCGGGCCTTTAACTCGCGGTCAAATAAGTGTAGGCGCTCCGGAATGGGTAGGACCTACTCTGACCCACCAGGAGTGCTGCAGAACTATCGGTAATCTCGTTCTCTACCCCCTGCGCATATTCTTCCACTCACCGTTCGGCGCCGTAGACGATGCGTGAGGGGGCTTCGTACCCACAATCGGGGCAGTCATACCACCGCTGGACTTTCGCCCCGTCTGCCGCCTTCTCGCCGACGCGAACGTCGTCGTTCGGACACTCCGTGCAGTTGAGGTCCGGTGCGGGCCGCTCCCGGAGCTCGTCACGGAACGATGTCGCATCCTTCGTCTCGTATCCCCGCGACCAGACCGGGTAGCCGTCGACGAGGATTGCCCCACGCCATTTGTATCGGTAGGAATCCGGGGCTCGATGCAGGACGGCTCGCGCCCCGGTCTCGGTGTTCCGAAACGCAAGCGTCGGCGAGCGGCTCTCGCGTCGCCAGTTGGTGATACGGGGCATTGGTTAGAAGTGGACGTCAGCGGGCACGATCCAGATCTCTTCACTTTCTTCGAGGAGTCGATCCAGCTGTCCACGGTGGCGAATGCCGGCTCCGTGTTCTGTATACAGGAAGATCGTCGGGCCATCGTACGCACCGACCTTGTGGAAGGCGTGCCGGGCGAGGTCCTCGTCGCGCATGATCTCCTCGTCGGAGAGCTCGTCGATGGCCTCCTTCACCCGATCGAGATTACGCTCGAACTCTTCCTTCGTCGCCTCCCAGCCACGCTCGAGGAGATCCTGGCCGTCATCAGAATCGACGGGGGCTGCAGTCGGGAGCTCACCCCATCGCGCCTTCCCAGCAACGGACGTGTCCTCCTCGTCGAAGGTCACATAGTAATCGAAGACGGCGCCGGCGTGTGGGTCCGCGCCGACTAGGCGGTTGAACACCGACTTTCCGGTGGCCAGCGCGTCGTCGTGCGTCGATGCCTCTACGAGGGCGTAAATCACCATGTGCATCTTGAACACCTCGAAACGCCGACGCACTGGGTGTCGTTGCTCGCTCCAGCTGCGCCGGCACCCATCGCCGGCGCTCGAAAAACTCTCCTCGTGACGGCGGATTCTCAGGATTCGTCCGCTCATTCGACAGTGATGGTCAGGTCGCCCGACGCGTAGTCAGCCTCGAAGTCGACCGCGAACGCGTCCGACTCGTAGGCGGCTTGGTAAGCACGGTGGCGTGCGAGCGAGCCTGTCGCCTTGAAGTGGAAGAATGCGGTCGCCGTGTAGGGCTTGCTCTGTGTTTCGACCTGCGACTCGACGGATGCGGGGAGCGCGATTTGGGGCGTCTCCGTGTCGATACTCGCAGCGAACTCTTTCGCTTCCTCGACGGTTGCTTGCGAATGTGCCGGTGTCTCGCCGGTGAGCACGTTCACCGGGGTTTCCGTCTCGTCGGTGAACAGGACGTCTTTGAAGGTGTGTGTTCCGAGGATCGCCTCGGGATCCAATTCGCAGTCGTGAAACGGGTCGTCGTCTGAGGTCATCGAATCACGAGCCTATGGCGGGGCTCACCCATTCCGCCCCCTGACAAACAGGCAGCACTACCCCTGACTATCCTCTCGCAAACACTTACCTCAAACAGGCTTCAAAAACAGTCCACCACAGAGTTCGATGCTTCACGAACACATCCATGATGCCCTCGATGCCTTAGAAGAACGGGACGGTCAATCAAGACTCACTCCGCAGGACGACCAATTCGACGTCTTGGTCAGCATCATCGCTGACGAAACCTCAATCAGCCCTGACGAACTACGGATCTCTGAACAAAAGTTCAAAGACGAAGTCGAGGATATCCTCGAAGACATTTCCGACTCGGATGACCCGATCTCCGATTTTCATTCCAGCCTCCACAAACTCAAAGCTGACGTCGAAGACCGATACCAAGAATACACGATTCTCTTCCCTTGGAATTTCCGAGAGAAAGACGCCGAAGGATTCACTCACCCCGTTGAGATTCTCGGCGTCGAATTCCGTTTAACAGCGAAACAAGTCTGGGACGACTATGTCGAACAGGCATCAGAGGAAAGCACGTTCGACAAATTCCTCGAAGAAGTACCTACTAAGCGCCACCACGAATCGCCTTTCAGTCATCATCGGTACTGGGAGGCAGAAGTTGAAGCAGCCGATCCACAATACGCCGTGAACCGTGTGGAAACAGCGTTGAAGACCCTGATGGGGAAGATCACGTACTCGGCATACTTCGCATCCACTCCTAATACGTTCCGTTCAACGACGTGGAAGTACGGGATTACAGAACTACAAGCACCGGTCTGCTACATCGTTTTGGAAGACAGTGAATACCTTCACTACTACGTCTCATACGACTACCGGCCCCGCCAAACATTCAAATTCAGGGCAGGAATGGGGTATGCCTTCGAAGAACTCTACAACGAA
This window harbors:
- a CDS encoding DUF7568 family protein, whose translation is MPRITNWRRESRSPTLAFRNTETGARAVLHRAPDSYRYKWRGAILVDGYPVWSRGYETKDATSFRDELRERPAPDLNCTECPNDDVRVGEKAADGAKVQRWYDCPDCGYEAPSRIVYGAER
- a CDS encoding Eco57I restriction-modification methylase domain-containing protein; the encoded protein is MSELTESLAGYLPDDFGDKVEDPDYGEETAAKNYGIPILQELGLEHAEYESIIESGDRPDFIWHDEDGVSRIVGELKKPRDEDHKDDERYKINQAIEEARVYNDQLRLKYILCTDGRYIFLSNEYDDPASEIELDLLDLFHDPSDDEVESVAAQLQSRLSGIYGGEWNDEPSQRDISDDEIFSEFIEASKQALNDDLLPSIERRFEGYQDRYEEFEDKRAEILEEREDLREQYRGHYDWDAYQDSIDAVAEDLQFDYEEHMRDAASRNIDEDRWIDEVAEFRDELLGLRNQLSSLKAEYAEAVRWHDKWQEWLILTGKDYEEASQSDKEDIKETFQLQTLNTLYNRLLLIRTFEDLGLVGQIISNGFIKFYDEKVQLRDNKYIEPLSVASRQAEEVYSPLFRRDTPHDWYHYEEDVLKTVLRRFDNFNFRDINRDIFGEMYQQCLDAEKRKKLGAYYTPPTAVRVLLDYAEFTPREQNITQSGDPVLDPACGSGTFVLEAMGRVIESLEDAGFDLSRDDDLLEAVELINEKIRGFDIDPFAIQLAQSNLLIRVLQERRSGNGGDAHLELPSFSTYETDSLLTAKGSDSRMSNRRFYRSKENDAEHLDEIMDAKEDDYGWIIGNPPYIRSHNQEDRVTAEYERLHDVFGEEQSDIFTAFVEQGLEWLDEGGRLAFVISNKLLVTGASEDAMEFIRDNATIDLVADLTRCKVFGIDVNVFPILIVLTKKSGEDNEDVRKENETDVVKVYPKGSKESNEWGYALEHAAAELIPWRDAPDYDFEDDFESEEYPDIETEDTYERYTVSQKRFSEDWSEWADRLTLNFQITDSLWEAAKEMEDTDECVPLSDLCKMDNGGRGGAVSRGEEPRYYRPYASDTKESDSHVPVIGGKNIEQFYLGDAPGDIEEYVDVDAIEADDDTDVSDNKLDAFKNKDKIAYRETAPELSFVVDTASGPTKFYNKTAYFLQLQNDGGLAEFSDSSDAMDPHYIAGLLNSDALDFYYKAYYEHLSFRHAPAIRCRPTHLHHAPIQVPDEETREAIAGHSEAIHDAKRQLKIQRHDRETLFETFKEEDKTEPFRTKVRSVVDTQDYNIGSFNIEQDGDEVSLNRFHTVRMHSVAEAEDLAEFLEEFGDEYIAGDELRNLELPEDFDEFRDAHSTVSREISDLEDRIESEREALDDEVFALYGLEEYRDEIQEYLDSFLTVIQ